In Synergistales bacterium, the following proteins share a genomic window:
- the ribF gene encoding riboflavin biosynthesis protein RibF → MIAALGSFDGYHLGHQLLLSRACAMATRKGKEWGVLTFDPHPQEVLSPSPFERLFLPKEQRALHRMFSVPRVAYIPFSRGLADCTPEHFLEYIEHNHEVEGLVVGHNFCFGRGRSGTVDFLRSACQQRQWSLDIISPVVVGGTQISSTRIRKLVTSGNVTAAKQFLGYPFFLYSSVVEGDQRGAGLGFPTANLFVPEGKALPPSGVYACAAGVDGSFLPAAVNVGFNPTFLGLRSLRLEAHLLDFDGNLYGKHLYIFFLEHLRPEQRFTSVNELKEQMARDCRQARHSFLHWRTFQNPLTEKLVRQ, encoded by the coding sequence ATGATTGCTGCCCTGGGCTCCTTTGACGGATACCATCTCGGACACCAACTCCTGCTTTCCCGGGCCTGTGCTATGGCAACCCGCAAGGGCAAGGAGTGGGGCGTTCTCACATTCGACCCGCATCCTCAGGAAGTTCTTTCGCCTTCTCCCTTCGAGCGCCTCTTCCTCCCCAAAGAACAGAGAGCGCTTCACCGCATGTTTTCCGTTCCCCGCGTTGCGTACATCCCCTTTTCCCGGGGTTTGGCGGATTGCACGCCGGAACACTTTCTGGAATACATCGAACACAACCACGAGGTAGAGGGGTTAGTGGTAGGTCACAATTTCTGTTTCGGCCGGGGACGATCTGGCACGGTTGATTTCCTGCGCTCTGCCTGTCAGCAGCGCCAGTGGAGTCTGGACATCATTTCCCCGGTAGTCGTAGGGGGAACGCAGATTAGCAGCACCCGCATTCGGAAACTTGTGACCTCAGGAAATGTCACGGCTGCAAAACAGTTTCTGGGATACCCTTTTTTTCTCTACTCCTCTGTCGTTGAAGGGGATCAACGCGGTGCCGGTCTCGGTTTCCCCACGGCAAATCTCTTCGTACCGGAAGGAAAAGCGCTCCCACCAAGTGGCGTATACGCCTGTGCGGCAGGCGTTGACGGATCCTTTCTCCCCGCCGCGGTCAATGTTGGGTTCAATCCCACCTTTTTGGGACTCCGAAGCCTGCGTCTGGAAGCTCATTTACTCGACTTTGATGGAAACCTGTACGGGAAACACCTCTATATCTTCTTTTTGGAGCATCTCCGCCCCGAGCAACGATTTACATCCGTCAATGAGCTCAAAGAACAAATGGCAAGGGATTGCAGACAAGCACGGCACAGCTTTCTCCATTGGCGCACCTTTCAAAACCCGCTCACGGAAAAGCTTGTACGACAGTGA
- a CDS encoding DUF1850 domain-containing protein: MIEVPFVRARNLAVIAVALSVLILVLAPVPMLSIGTPDGKLFFRRPIAPGQSIVLRYIHSVQRTPVEDEYKVTGGTLWQWEERVVSHNAGLPVEASPQGTFLQTDEWMIFRGGGNTFSPLYYRVGNEKLGRNKLFVPPCCGYDLYQRIPNVLLRIDVGYQVFPWARTQNLFEAAQ, encoded by the coding sequence GTGATTGAGGTGCCGTTCGTCAGAGCAAGGAACCTTGCTGTTATTGCGGTTGCGTTGAGCGTCCTCATTCTTGTTCTAGCTCCCGTTCCGATGCTTTCCATCGGCACACCTGACGGGAAGCTCTTCTTCCGGCGCCCCATCGCACCGGGACAGTCGATTGTACTCCGGTACATCCATTCCGTACAAAGGACACCAGTGGAGGACGAATACAAGGTGACCGGCGGCACCCTGTGGCAGTGGGAAGAACGGGTTGTCTCCCATAACGCCGGATTGCCCGTCGAGGCCTCTCCTCAGGGAACATTTCTACAAACCGATGAATGGATGATCTTCAGAGGGGGAGGAAACACGTTTTCACCCTTGTACTATAGAGTTGGAAATGAGAAACTAGGACGAAACAAACTTTTTGTACCGCCGTGTTGCGGATACGATCTTTACCAGCGCATTCCAAATGTGCTCCTTCGGATCGACGTAGGGTATCAGGTATTCCCCTGGGCAAGAACGCAGAACTTGTTCGAAGCAGCCCAATAA
- a CDS encoding TRAP transporter permease, protein MSDSTEKYDANGVLHEQGEDQIDLDELRRQFDTEARYRLLGGWQAWLITILCVVLAGFHLYTAGFGLYPAKIQRSFHIGMILMLVFLLYPGFKKSNSAKIPWYDFVLAAIASLAFFYHVFFYQELNMRPGLPTTADIVVGFVAIAMLLEGTRRVSNPVLPVIGILFILYCYYGRYFPALFAHRGYNTLRIINHMYLGTEGVLGTPLQVSATFVFMFITFGTFLEQTGMGRFIIDLSMALAGHSTGGPAKVAVISSGFMGSISGSSVANVCTTGMFTIPLMKSVGYRPHFAGAVEAVASTGGQIMPPIMGAAAFIMASMMEVPYLQVAAAAIIPAFLYYFAVIVQVHLEATRLGLRGLPREQLPKFGPLLKERGHLLIPVIAIVYFLVTGLTPLKAAFNGILITVAISMLRADTRLTPKKLLIALEQGARNALGVACACGTVGIIVGTATLTGLGLALANAIVQISGGLMLPTLMLTMVACILLGAGLPTTANFIVTSTMAAPALFKLGVPPMAAYMFVLYFGIAADLSPPVALAAYAGAGIAGDDPMKTGITAVKLALAGFLIPYIYVFNPMLVLVDVEPVRFAVALITALVGVFLLGMSTIGFYKVHVPYWLRGIAMAGALSLLIPGWMSDIGGLSVLVIVHFVQTLRAKRAKPTTG, encoded by the coding sequence GTGTCGGACAGCACGGAAAAATACGATGCAAATGGGGTTCTCCACGAACAGGGAGAGGATCAGATTGACCTCGACGAATTGCGTCGTCAATTTGACACTGAGGCGCGATACCGGTTGTTGGGTGGGTGGCAAGCATGGTTGATCACCATACTGTGTGTTGTCCTGGCCGGATTCCATCTCTACACAGCCGGTTTTGGTCTGTATCCCGCAAAGATCCAACGCTCGTTCCATATAGGCATGATTCTGATGCTCGTCTTTCTTTTGTATCCCGGATTCAAAAAATCAAACTCGGCAAAAATACCATGGTATGACTTCGTACTTGCGGCAATCGCTTCTCTTGCCTTTTTCTATCATGTCTTCTTTTATCAAGAACTCAATATGCGCCCCGGTCTGCCGACTACAGCCGATATTGTTGTGGGCTTCGTGGCCATCGCCATGTTACTTGAGGGAACCAGACGGGTGTCAAACCCGGTCCTTCCTGTGATCGGCATCCTGTTCATCCTCTACTGCTACTACGGACGCTATTTCCCGGCTCTCTTCGCACATCGAGGATACAATACGCTCCGCATTATCAACCACATGTACCTGGGAACGGAAGGTGTCCTCGGAACACCGCTACAGGTGTCGGCAACCTTCGTGTTCATGTTCATCACCTTCGGGACATTTCTGGAACAGACAGGGATGGGCCGCTTTATCATCGACCTTTCCATGGCGCTGGCCGGCCACTCAACAGGAGGCCCGGCAAAGGTGGCCGTCATCAGCTCCGGTTTTATGGGTTCCATCTCGGGCTCTTCTGTGGCGAATGTCTGCACAACGGGTATGTTCACGATTCCACTCATGAAAAGTGTGGGCTACCGTCCCCACTTTGCGGGGGCGGTCGAAGCCGTGGCATCCACAGGAGGGCAGATCATGCCGCCGATCATGGGAGCGGCGGCGTTCATCATGGCCTCCATGATGGAGGTTCCCTATCTGCAGGTCGCGGCGGCAGCCATTATTCCCGCCTTTCTGTACTATTTCGCCGTCATCGTACAGGTACACCTTGAAGCAACGCGACTGGGGCTGCGGGGCCTTCCCCGGGAACAGCTGCCGAAGTTTGGTCCGCTGCTGAAAGAGCGGGGACACCTCTTGATTCCCGTTATCGCGATCGTCTACTTCCTCGTCACCGGACTCACCCCGCTGAAAGCGGCCTTCAACGGCATATTGATCACCGTAGCCATCTCCATGCTGCGCGCTGACACCCGTCTGACCCCCAAGAAACTCCTCATCGCACTGGAGCAGGGAGCCAGGAACGCTCTGGGGGTCGCCTGCGCCTGCGGCACGGTCGGTATTATTGTGGGTACCGCAACACTCACGGGTCTGGGACTCGCGCTGGCCAATGCTATCGTTCAGATCTCCGGCGGTTTGATGCTCCCCACGCTGATGCTCACCATGGTCGCCTGCATACTGCTCGGCGCAGGTCTGCCCACCACGGCAAACTTCATTGTCACCAGTACCATGGCGGCTCCGGCACTCTTCAAGCTCGGCGTCCCGCCCATGGCGGCCTATATGTTTGTCCTGTATTTCGGCATCGCCGCGGACCTGAGTCCTCCTGTCGCACTGGCGGCCTACGCAGGTGCGGGCATTGCGGGTGATGATCCGATGAAAACGGGGATAACGGCGGTAAAGCTGGCTCTCGCCGGATTCCTGATCCCATACATCTATGTCTTCAATCCTATGCTCGTTCTGGTGGACGTCGAGCCTGTCCGTTTTGCCGTTGCCCTGATAACCGCCTTAGTCGGAGTGTTCCTCCTGGGTATGAGCACCATCGGGTTCTACAAGGTTCATGTCCCCTACTGGCTGCGGGGTATCGCGATGGCAGGAGCCCTCTCTCTTCTCATCCCCGGCTGGATGAGCGATATCGGTGGGCTTTCCGTCCTGGTCATCGTTCATTTCGTCCAAACACTACGTGCAAAGCGGGCGAAGCCGACAACGGGATAA
- the ileS gene encoding isoleucine--tRNA ligase — protein MAQDFKKTLNLPKTKFPMRANLAKREPDFLSFWENEDIYNKLREKNTNNETFILHDGPPYANGNIHIGTAFNKILKDFIPKYKWMRGYYAPYVPGWDTHGLPIELRVLREKGITKEEIPGATLRSQCQAYAEKYIDVQREEFKRLGVLGEWGNPYLTFRPEYEATQLEAFSDMAEKELIYKGLKSVYWCTDCQTALAAAEIEYEDESSTSIYVAYPLLDISDRFPSLAGKEVSVLIWTTTTWTLPASQAVAIHPALTYGFFPTEDGHIYLFAKELQGKMERISGLEFGQPLLTVKGKELELAMTRHPFYDDRELPIVLADYVQLDQGTGCVHTAPGHGVEDFETGMRYNLVVANPVDSKGVFLPDTPLVGGKDLSDGAEVILDELRTRNRLLGTERIVHSYPHCWRCKQPVIFRATEQWFVSVAQFRKQALQQIDNVQWVPHWGQDRIMNMVRDRSDWCISRQRVWGVPIPAFYCSDCGGLVLTPDRIRRVADRVRKEGSNIWWELSPRDLLGDLASCPACGSTKLRKDTDIMDVWFDSGVSHLSVLENWPDLSWPADMYLEGSDQHRGWFQTSLLTSVAIRGRAPYRSVLTHGFIVDGEGRKMSKSLGNVIAPQEIIQKYGADILRLWVASTDYRNDVRISDSIVKNLVESYRRIRNTARFMLGNLRGFSPSDILPYKELTEIDQWILSKLQRVISKSTQSFDRYEFHVPTFIIHQFCVNEISSLLLDTGKDRLYCEHPSNTRRRSAQTVMWYLLDALTRMLAPVLSFTAEEIWQYLRKIDPTMQESVLLADWPTIWEQADDRALEEEWETLLSYRGAVSRALEQARSREIIGHPLESRITIDGDGKTMTSMQRREPSFWEELCIVSQMAFAPPAASMERFEDEQTGLIIGIGPAKGEKCPRCWRFTEQASADGLCPRCAEVMERLSSEERLD, from the coding sequence GTGGCTCAAGATTTCAAAAAAACGTTAAATCTCCCCAAAACAAAATTTCCTATGCGTGCAAACCTCGCTAAAAGAGAGCCGGATTTTTTGAGTTTTTGGGAAAACGAAGATATATACAACAAGCTGAGAGAAAAAAACACGAACAACGAAACCTTCATACTGCATGATGGTCCGCCCTACGCCAACGGAAACATTCATATTGGCACAGCCTTTAACAAAATATTGAAGGATTTCATACCTAAATACAAGTGGATGCGCGGATACTACGCTCCCTATGTCCCAGGCTGGGACACACACGGGTTGCCCATTGAACTCCGTGTGTTACGGGAGAAAGGCATCACCAAAGAGGAAATCCCCGGGGCAACCCTCCGCTCCCAGTGCCAGGCCTATGCGGAGAAATACATCGATGTACAGCGCGAGGAATTCAAACGCCTTGGGGTGCTTGGCGAGTGGGGGAATCCCTACCTCACCTTCCGTCCGGAATACGAAGCGACCCAGCTGGAAGCATTCAGCGATATGGCGGAAAAAGAGCTCATCTACAAAGGTTTGAAATCCGTCTATTGGTGCACCGATTGCCAGACGGCGCTCGCTGCGGCAGAGATAGAATACGAAGACGAGTCGTCCACCTCGATCTATGTAGCCTACCCCCTTCTGGATATCTCGGATCGGTTTCCTTCGCTGGCCGGCAAGGAGGTATCGGTACTCATCTGGACAACAACAACCTGGACGCTTCCAGCAAGCCAGGCTGTTGCGATACATCCTGCCCTCACCTATGGCTTCTTCCCCACAGAGGACGGGCACATCTATCTCTTCGCCAAGGAACTCCAGGGAAAAATGGAGCGGATCTCCGGACTGGAGTTCGGCCAGCCTCTGCTCACGGTCAAGGGGAAAGAACTCGAGCTGGCCATGACAAGACATCCCTTTTACGACGACAGGGAGCTTCCCATCGTTCTGGCCGATTATGTCCAGCTTGATCAGGGAACAGGCTGTGTCCACACCGCGCCAGGTCACGGTGTGGAAGACTTCGAGACAGGCATGCGCTACAACCTGGTAGTAGCGAATCCCGTTGATTCGAAAGGGGTATTCCTCCCCGATACGCCACTGGTTGGCGGCAAGGATCTCTCCGATGGCGCCGAGGTCATCCTCGATGAACTCAGGACAAGAAACCGTCTTCTGGGAACAGAAAGGATTGTCCATTCCTATCCACACTGCTGGCGTTGCAAACAGCCGGTGATCTTCAGAGCCACCGAACAGTGGTTCGTCTCGGTGGCGCAATTCCGGAAGCAGGCGCTGCAACAGATCGACAACGTACAGTGGGTCCCGCACTGGGGACAGGACCGTATCATGAACATGGTCCGGGACCGGTCCGACTGGTGTATCAGCAGACAGCGTGTCTGGGGTGTCCCGATCCCCGCGTTCTACTGTTCCGACTGTGGCGGATTGGTGTTGACGCCAGACCGGATCAGACGTGTGGCGGACAGGGTACGCAAAGAAGGCAGCAATATCTGGTGGGAGTTGAGTCCCCGGGATCTGCTGGGCGACCTGGCCAGCTGTCCGGCCTGCGGGTCCACGAAGCTGAGAAAGGACACGGACATCATGGATGTCTGGTTCGATTCGGGCGTCAGTCACCTCTCGGTACTGGAGAACTGGCCCGACCTCTCCTGGCCGGCTGATATGTATCTGGAAGGGAGCGACCAGCATAGAGGCTGGTTCCAGACCTCCCTCCTCACCTCCGTAGCGATTCGGGGAAGGGCACCCTACAGAAGCGTTCTCACCCACGGCTTCATCGTGGACGGTGAAGGACGGAAGATGTCAAAATCCCTGGGCAACGTCATCGCCCCCCAGGAGATCATCCAGAAATACGGCGCCGATATCCTGAGGCTATGGGTTGCGTCCACGGATTATCGCAATGATGTCCGGATCTCGGACAGCATCGTCAAAAACCTCGTCGAGTCCTACCGTCGTATCAGGAATACCGCGCGCTTTATGTTGGGGAACCTTCGCGGCTTCTCCCCCTCGGATATCCTTCCCTACAAAGAGCTGACGGAGATCGACCAATGGATTCTCTCCAAGTTGCAACGCGTCATCAGCAAGAGCACACAGAGCTTCGACCGTTACGAGTTCCATGTGCCCACCTTTATCATCCATCAGTTCTGTGTCAACGAAATCAGCTCCCTGTTACTGGATACCGGAAAGGACAGGCTCTACTGCGAGCACCCCTCCAACACCCGGAGGCGGAGTGCTCAGACGGTGATGTGGTATCTGCTGGACGCCCTGACACGGATGCTGGCCCCGGTGTTGAGCTTCACCGCCGAAGAAATCTGGCAGTATCTCCGCAAAATCGATCCGACTATGCAGGAAAGTGTCCTTCTGGCGGATTGGCCCACTATCTGGGAACAGGCGGATGACCGAGCACTTGAAGAAGAATGGGAAACACTGCTTTCCTATCGAGGAGCGGTGAGCAGAGCACTGGAGCAAGCGAGAAGCCGGGAAATCATCGGACATCCCCTCGAATCGAGGATTACCATCGACGGCGATGGAAAAACAATGACATCCATGCAGAGGCGGGAACCCAGCTTCTGGGAAGAGCTGTGCATCGTTTCCCAGATGGCGTTTGCGCCCCCCGCCGCATCAATGGAAAGGTTTGAAGACGAACAGACAGGCCTGATCATCGGTATTGGCCCGGCAAAAGGCGAAAAGTGCCCCCGTTGCTGGCGATTTACCGAACAGGCCTCGGCGGATGGACTCTGCCCGAGATGTGCCGAAGTCATGGAGAGGCTCTCTTCGGAAGAACGGCTCGACTGA
- a CDS encoding TraR/DksA C4-type zinc finger protein encodes MDYEALKQRLQHAHAHNHGLLQQIEEQVAADDTGDPPFLDSEHLGEGASYLASRESDIGNVATLRHVLREIEHALHKIAHKPGEVGYCEICRKEISEERLRVKPWARYCSSCRSKREQRR; translated from the coding sequence ATGGACTATGAAGCTCTGAAACAACGGCTGCAGCATGCGCATGCGCACAATCACGGACTTTTGCAGCAAATTGAAGAGCAGGTGGCAGCGGATGACACAGGGGATCCCCCCTTTCTTGATTCCGAACATCTTGGAGAGGGTGCCTCCTACCTGGCCAGCAGGGAAAGCGATATAGGTAATGTCGCCACACTCAGGCACGTACTCCGCGAAATCGAACACGCCCTCCATAAGATTGCTCACAAACCGGGTGAGGTTGGATACTGTGAAATCTGCCGCAAGGAGATCAGTGAAGAGCGGCTGAGGGTAAAGCCGTGGGCCCGTTACTGCAGCTCCTGCCGGAGCAAACGGGAGCAGAGGAGGTAG
- a CDS encoding RluA family pseudouridine synthase encodes MGLTVGRKDKTKRLDVVVAEKLEISRSRAGRLIRNGNVHTSPAFPVKPSLKCPSGTRVTVEFPLLSEFQLEAEEVPFQVVYEDEDCVVVDKPAGVVVHPAPGNWHGTLVQGLLHRFPDLKDWGNLRRPGLVHRLDAGTSGLLVIARNQYAQEELGQAFRLRQVEKHYLALAWKRVQWREKTVALPLGRDPHNRIRMTVISSGKAAKTGFQLLRYAGKTSLLQCRLHTGRTHQIRVHCAAQGHPLVGDRLYGPEFPRLLDFERLFLHAWKLGFRHPRTNRFLQFRSPLPPELIERLQAF; translated from the coding sequence ATCGGCCTCACTGTGGGTCGAAAGGATAAGACAAAACGACTGGATGTGGTCGTTGCAGAGAAGCTGGAGATCTCGCGTTCCCGTGCCGGCCGGCTCATCCGAAACGGGAATGTACACACCAGCCCTGCGTTTCCAGTCAAGCCCTCACTGAAATGCCCCTCTGGAACCCGGGTTACCGTCGAGTTCCCCCTCCTGTCCGAATTCCAGCTGGAAGCAGAAGAGGTCCCCTTTCAGGTTGTCTATGAAGACGAAGACTGTGTCGTTGTGGACAAACCGGCCGGTGTTGTCGTCCATCCGGCCCCAGGAAACTGGCATGGAACGCTGGTACAGGGGCTGCTCCATCGTTTCCCGGATCTAAAAGACTGGGGCAATCTGCGACGGCCCGGTCTGGTGCACCGACTCGATGCCGGAACCTCAGGTCTTCTGGTCATCGCGCGGAATCAGTACGCCCAGGAGGAGCTGGGACAGGCCTTTCGGCTCCGCCAGGTGGAAAAGCACTATCTCGCTCTGGCGTGGAAGCGTGTGCAGTGGAGGGAAAAAACAGTGGCCCTTCCCTTGGGACGGGACCCGCACAACCGTATCAGGATGACGGTCATTTCCTCGGGAAAGGCCGCAAAAACAGGATTCCAGCTATTGCGCTATGCCGGGAAAACCTCCCTGCTGCAATGCAGGCTCCATACCGGACGCACCCATCAGATCCGTGTGCATTGTGCGGCACAGGGACACCCTCTTGTGGGGGACAGACTGTACGGACCGGAGTTCCCACGGCTTCTAGATTTTGAAAGGCTTTTTCTGCATGCATGGAAACTTGGGTTCCGCCACCCTCGAACCAATCGCTTCCTCCAATTCAGATCGCCCCTCCCTCCGGAGCTGATTGAGCGTCTTCAAGCATTTTGA